The DNA segment TAGTCTTACAATTTCATCATTCGACCCATTCAAGTGAAGGGTCCATTCATATAGCTTAACCATGCTTAACTCAAAATAGCACAATTATGGATAAACACATATCTAAAGTAAAACCAAAATTTGTACAAGTAGCGTACCTCGGTCTTGATCCCCTTGTTGCTTCACTTGACTCGAACTTTCTTCCTTAACGCCTACATATAGCCATTCATCTTTTAATCTATGTTTCATACTCAATTACATACATCAATTGATAAAAACTATACACAATTTGGCTCATACTTCTTAAACACATTCAATTCACATAAGGTTTATGACATACAAGACTAACATCTTTATTGTggcattttgtcaaacacttggtgtgcataacaTGAATAAAGCATAGGGTACAAGTGTTCAATGCATGATTCTACTAGTTCATTCTTAGATCATTAAAACAATCAAATTTCCCACAATAATCATTCCAAATCAGTTTCTAACTATTACTAATCTATCAATAATAACTCTTACACTTACTATTGCAATAATTAGCATATAATTTCATTCCATGTTCTTCATCATCACCCTAGTTCAAGTGGGTTTTTGCTAAAAATCACCCAACTATCTAGAATCAAACATAATTCTTGTTCTAATGTATTTTCCTAACTCTTAAACACACAAATTTCTGCATACATTCATGATTGGGTCGAAACCCTCATTCTATAACTCATCAATTTCAGAATTTCGACTTACCTCTTTGTAGGACAAGCTTAGATTACTAGAGAATCGAGTTCATGCAGGTTATTTGATCTTGATTTCCCTTTCAATCTTGCAGATTTGTAGAACTTAGGGTTTTCCCCTTGGTTCCTTTCTTTGGTCGATCCATAGAACACACCAGGAGgtgtgttttgttttattttatttaattgtaaACTTTCTTTACTATATACAAATTTAGCCCCTCTAATTCTAATGGTTGACAATTAACTCATAAACTTTCATTCTTGTTGAACTATTACCACATTCTTTTAACTTAGTTAGTATTACAATATTAGACATTTAAAATAGCATAAATAAATTGCgcattttggggtgttacaagtctaccctccttaaaagaggtttcgtccccgaaacctgaataCATACCAAATAATGTCGGGTAGAGCTTCCTCATTTCATCCTCTAACTCCCATGTAAGATCCGATCCTTTCCGATGTTGCCATTGCACCAAGACTTGCTTTATAGTTTTGTTCCGAAGGTGCGTTACCTTCGAATCCTTGATAGCTATCGGCTTCTCGATATAATTCAATTTTTCATCCAACTCAATATCGTCAAGGGGCACATATGCCGTCTCATCCGCTAAACACTTTCTTAATTGTGATACATGGAATGTGTCATGTATTCCATCCAAAGTTGGTGGTAACTCCAACCGAAAGGTCCTATGTAGCGAGGACCTAGCTTTCCTCGTTTACGGAAACGGATTATAcctttccatggggaaacctttaataACACATAATCACCTACTTGAAATTCAATGGGTCGCCTCCTTTGATCTGCATAGGccttttgtcgatcttgagccgctttcaaacGGGCTCGCACAAGATCGATCTTCTCGTTAGTTTTAGCCACCACCTCGTTGGGTGCAATTTCTCTCTGTCCCACATCTCCCCAACAAATTGGAGTTCTACACTTTCTTCCATACAACAATTCATACGGTGCCATTCGAATGCCattgtggtagctgttgttgtatgaaaattccaccaACGGCAAGTGGTCATCCCAGCTTCCCCCGaagtctatcacacatgctcgcagcatgtcgaTAAGTGTTTGAATAGTCCGCTCGgactgaccatccgtttgggGGTGGTAAGCGGTACTGAAATGTAATTTTGTACCCATACTTTCATTAAAACCTTGCCAATATCGAGATGTGAATCGGGTATCTCGATCCGACACAATAGATACAGGAACTCCGTGTCGTGATATTATCTCGTTAACATAAATCTCCGCCATCTTTTCGGAGGAGAAAGCTTCCCGAATGGGTAAGAAATGCGCACTCTTGGTGAGGCGATCTACGATCACAcatatagcatcgtgacctttcctTGTCTTAGGAAGCTTGGTCACTAGATCCATCGTcaattcttcccatttccataccggaatCTCTAACGGTTGCAACTTCCCAtatggtttctgatgttctgcctttaccTGCAGACATGTCAAACATTTGGCAACATACTTGACAATATCACGCTTCATGCCGGGCCACCAATAACTTTTCTTCAAGTCCAAATACATTTTTGTAGCTCCAGGATGAACCGAAAATCGGGATTTGTGAGCTTCTTCGAGTAATACACCCTTTGCTTCGCGAAACCAAGGTATCCAAATACGACCATACATGGTTTTAATTCCATCGGATCTTTCTTCGAATTTATCCACAAACCCCTTTGTTCTTTCCTTTTTGGAATCCATTCCGCTTAGTGACTTGATTTGGGCTTCTTTAACCATTTCGAGAAATCGAGGTGTAATTATCATCTTCATGGACTTTACTTGAATTGGAGGCGGGTAATCCTTTCGGCTCAGGGCATCGGCTACTacgttagctttacccggatgataaaggatctcacaatcataatctttaagaagttctaaccaccttcgttgcctcatatttaattccctTTGCTCGAAAAAGtatttaaggcttttgtggtcaGAATAAATAACGCTTTTCGTGCTGTAAAGATAGTGCCTCCATATCTTCAAAGCAAATACTACTGCAgctaactccaaatcatgggttgggTAATTACTTTCGTGTGTCTTCAATTGCctagaagcataggcaatgactctacccctttgcatcaaaacacatcccAACCCTAGGTGTGACGCATCCGTAAACACCACCAAGTCTTCCGTTCCATCTGGTAGAGTTAGTACCGGGGAACTCGACAGCTTTTCTTTCAAGGTTTGAAACGCCCTTTCTTGATCTGTACCCCATGAAAACTTCTCATCCTTCTTGGTTAACTTGGTCAACGGCAAGGCCAATTTAGAAAAGTCTTGGATAAACCTCCTATAATAGCCTGCTAAACCCAAAAAGCTTCTTACTTCACTTGGGTTCTTGGGAGGTACCCATTTCATAACGGCTTCCACCTTTGACGGGTCTACTAAGATACCATCCGCATTAATAACAtgaccgagaaattgtacctctctaagccaaaaaagcacacttggagaatttcgcGTACAATTTCTCCTTGCGAAGCACTTCAAGAACCTCACGTAAATGGCATGCATGATCGGCTTTACTTCGGGAATAAaccaggatatcatcgataaaaacTATAACGAATCTGTCTAACATGGGCCGACAGActcgattcataagatccatgaacgcggcaggcgcgttcgttaatccaaaggacATTACTAAGAACTCGTAATGCCCGTATCGCGTTCTAAAAGCCGTTTTCGCCACATCCTCATCTCGTACTCTTAACTGATGGTACCCGGACCGCAAGTCtatttttgaaaaccaacttgccccttgtaactgatcgaagagatcatcgattcggggcaaTGGGTATCGGTTTTTCacagtcagcttattcaactcgcggtaatcgatgcacatgcgcatcgaaccatctttctttttgacaaaaagtacaggcgctccccatggcgacaCACTCGGGCGTATAAATCCCTTGTCGAGCAGTTCTTGTATTTGTACCATTAGCTCCCGCATTTCTGTTGGGGCCAGCCTATAAGGGGCCTTGGCTACGGGTTTGGCATCAGGGTACAATTCGATCTTGAAATCCACTTCGCGTTCTGGTGGAAGCCCCGGTAAATCTTCCGAAAAAACATCAAGAAACTCATTCACAACTTCAACCTCTTCTATCTTAGGGGTATTCTGCTTAGTATCCACCACGTAAGTTAGAAATGCCTTGCTTCCATTTCGTACGTATTTGTATGCTTGGACTATAGAACAAAGCTTTGAATTGATATTCCTTTCCCCTTGTATGCTTACCCGTTTTCCTTCCGATGTTAACACATGAATTACCTTCTTCTCACATTGAATTTCGGCCTGATGTATAGctagccaatccatgccaactaTAACCTTAATTCCCCCAATATCatgggaataaggtcaatagCAAACTTTTCGTCTTCAATGATTATTTCACAATCTCTACAAACTTCGTGCAACAAGTAACTCTTACTATCGGCTATTTCTACTTCTAATGGTACACGCAGCCTTTCGATTTTAAAGGAGGGGTGTGACACTAATTCACTTGATACAAACGATCTACtggcaccggtatcaaataacacatacGTAGGCATCGAgttcaatgagaatatacctgaTACAACATTCGGGTGGTCCTTCGCTTCCTCGGTTGTGATCTGAAACATCCTCCCCTTAGCTCTTGGGGCTTCCTCCTTTCTTGCCTCCTTATCAGCCTTCTGTTGAAGCTTGGGACACTCAGCCTTAATATGACCCGGTTGGAAACAGTTGTAACACGTTCTTGAAGGATTAGGACACCTATAGTATGGGTGTCCCTCTTGACCACAATTGTAACAACCCTTCTTCCCTTCCAAACATTCCCCCGTGTGTAACTTTCCGCACGTTTTGCATTTCGGAATACTACCCTTCGCCTTATCCTTCTTGCCTTGATCTTGAAATTTTGGTTTCTTTGAAGGGCTCGAGCTGGAAACATTTTCAGATACTCTCTTTTCGCCTCTTTCTGCCTGTCTTCTCATTTCAATCTCCCTATCTCGGGCCAGTTCAATGAGCTCATTCAAAGTTTCACATTTAGCGGGAATTATGAACTCCCGATATTCAGCCTTCAACATACCGTAATAACGGTTTATCTTCATTCTCTCCGTTCCTGCTATCTCGTTACAGAACTTTAGCTTATCAAGGAAAACGTTGGTGATTTCATCAATGGTTTCATCCTTCTGACGAAGATGTAAGAAATCTTCTTGGATCTTGTCGATGGCAGATTGTGGACAGTGGTGCTTCAGAAAAGGTTCCTTGAACTCTTGCCATGTCAAGACTTGAACTTTTTCTTCCCCAAGCTCTTTACTATAAACATCCCACCAATCCTTAGCTCGGAGTTGTAGCAAACCGGTGGcgaacatcacttgatcctccttTTCACAATGACTCCTTACGAACACCGCTTCCATACTTGCAATCCACCTTTGACATACTATAGGATCAATTTCTCCTTTGAATGGTAACGGGTTGCACGCcataaattctttgtaagtgcactTGTGAGTTCCTTTCCTTTCTTGCATTAcattaatcattccttttaactcGTCTATCTTACTCGCCATCATGGATTCTACCACTTCTAGCACATGACCTTCTACTTCTTGGGCTAAATGAGGAATACTTGCTTACATTGCCCGTCCAATCTCTTCCGAGATCATAGTTTTCAGCTGTTCTTGTCGTGTCGCTTCATCCTCATTCGTATCCGTCATCTACACATAAACATCATTCTTTATTCCAAGCATTCAATCATCCTTTCCGTCAAATAATCATTCTTTTAGTACATACTTCCTTGAAAGTTAACATTCATGCATACTATTATTCTTTAGAGTCTTATTATAGCGTTTGCAATACTTCACGTATGATAGAAAACATTAAGCAGAACATCGCAATTGAAAAAGGCTGAAAacaggctccaccgtaaattacggtgtcaccgtaatttacggtggcattATTTCCTTTACGGTGTAAGgctactgccttacggcagaagaATTTCATTCCAgtgtctaccgtaagttacggtgtcaccgtaacttacggtgacgcCCAGCATACTTTAATGAATTTCTTACTTGACAGCCATCTGTTCAACCCGTTTTAACCCGTACCAGTCCGTTTCGTCCCAAACTTTCACACGTCATCCCGTGATGATTTTCCTAACATTCCCTAACCAACTCATTCATAATATGAAATCAACTTTAAAGGTAGTTACTTGCTTCGCGCCGCGGGTCGAACACACTCTTCACATGAGCttccggtttgagttcaagcatttgatgcttgaatccctcaaacctacgctctgataccaacttgtaacgtccATAATTTTTCCTTTTAATTTATTAAATGACAACATACTTTtctaacaaaatttgggcatgacccgtttgtaaACGGGAGGTACCCTGTTTTTCATAACCAAATTTCATTCAAATTGTACGCAAACATGCAAAAGACATGACATACACAACAAAAGATGACCTATTTTTAGTTTCGAAACCATTAAGTTTATGTACGCACTTACGACAACTTTCAAAAGACAACCATGACCAAACTAGTTTTAAGTACAAAACATAGACATAAGTAACTAGGTAAATTGACATTGACTTTATACAAAATGCGGAGCGCTTGACGGGCTTGAGATGTGTTCGATCCGGGCAAAGCTTGATAGCTAGACATGAGATTTACCTACATgaccacaacaacatcaaacatcattaGAACAAAGTTTCCTTCTAACCCAAGAAATTTAACTTACGAACTTGAAATAAACGTGACGTTCACGACTTGTATTAAACTACATTCTTTCATACTTGTACGGTAGTGAGTTCCAACGGAACTTCATGCCAATCTTTCTAGTCTTACAATTTCATCATTCGACCCATTCAAGTGAAGGGTCCATCCATATAGCTTAACCATGCTTAACTCATAATAGCACAATTATGGATAAACACATATCTAAAGTAAAACCAAAATTTGTACAAGTAGCGTACCTCGGTCTTGATCCCCTTGTTGCTTCACTTGACTCGAACTTTCTTCCTTAACGCCTACATATAGCCATTCATCTTTTAATCTATGTTTCATACTCAATTACATACATCAATTGATAAAAACTATACACAATTTGGCTCATACTTCTTAAACACATTCAATTCACATAAGGTTTATGACATACAAGACTAACATCTTTATTGTggcattttgtcaaacacttggtgtgcataacaTGAATAAAGCATAGGGTACAAGTGTTCAATGCATGATTCTACTAGTTCATTCTTAGATCATTAAAACAATCAAATTTCCCACAATAATCATTCCAAATCAGTTTCTAACTATTACTAATCTATCAATAATAACTCTTACACTTACTATTGCAATAATTAGCATATAATTTCATTCCATGTTCTTCATCATCACCCTAGTTCAAGTGGGTTTTTGCTAAAAATCACCCAACTATCTAGAATCAAACATAATTCTTGTTCTAATGTATTTTCCTAACTCTTAAACACACAAATTTCTGCATACATTCATGATTGGGTCGAAACCCTCATTCTATAACTCATCAATTTCAGAATTTCGACTTACCTCTTTGTAGGACAAGCTTAGATTACTAGAGAATCGAGTTCATGCAGGTTATTTGATCTTGATTTCCCTTTCAATCTTGCAGATTTGTAGAACTTAGGGTTTTCCCCTTGGTTCCTTTCTTTGGTCGATCCACAGAACACACCAGGAGgtgtgttttgttttattttatttaattgtaaACTTTCTTTACTATATACAAATTTAGCCCCTCTAATTCTAATGGTTGACAATTAACTCATAAACTTTCATTCTTGTTGAACTATTACCACATTCTTTTAACTTAGTTAGTATTACAATATTAGACATTTAAAATAGCATAAATAAATTGCgcattttggggtgttacagttttcGCCTGAATCGGATGTATTGTCGAGTCCTTTTCATGGTGGTTTCAACACTACGTAGTCCCACTATCCAGTGAACGAAATATGTGTCGGTTTTGGTCCGGTTTTGTGTAGAAATCGAGTTTTAAACGGGTTTAAAAGGGTTTTTACTTGGACTAACACTTGGTGAGTGTGAAATCTGCAGATTTCTAACTTGGGAAGCCGAAGCTAGGCCCAATACACTCGGTTAAGTGTAGATCCGTTGTAAAATAAGAAgttttgatgaaaaagatgaaggtttttgtaaaaaaatgaaGGTTTTCATAAAAATAAAGAAGTTTAGATGAAAATAGAGAAGTTTGGATGAAATCAGAGTTAAACTCGTGGAAAATCGTAGTGGAAATCATTGCGAAACATGTAAAAATAGTAGATCTTACTTGGAAAATAGCGGGACAGGAATTCGGGAGCATTTTGAGTGAAATGGCAGCAAATTAGAATGAGAGAAGTGGGCTTGGTATTTATAAAGGAGAGCTGAAGGTCTTGTTCAAAGCtggctgccttcgtacgaagccattGTTTTCGTACGAGGTGACCATTTTTGTGTGAAAAATTCATGTTTCGCGTGTCAAGTGTTCGTTTGATGTGTTTGTTTGCGTTAGTTAGTTCGAGTACTTAAAGTATTTTAGCGAGATGTCAAATGTCGTGTTGCGTTGCGTTTTAGCGAGATAAATCGAGTTGCGAGAGTGAGCGTTTGAGCGTTTTAAGCGAATATAAAGCACATATAACACATTTAACAATTAAGCAcataataaataacaaaaatataaataaatccGCGTTTTGAGTTTGCATTGAGTTTGCTGTCACACCCCAAGcgatggcggaaacgtcgggatGAGACGGAAatgagattgcaagagacttcataacactatgtgacaatatagattaatTTAAGCTTCATTGCAAAACtaattgtcatacaagattcaaatatAAAAACAACATTATCTCAAAACAAACATAATATCAAAATAGTAatttaatctaggtgtgtatctagtccaccaaAATCTTGTTTCATCATTTAatcaatcaacctgcaacatgtattaaaatatatcaacaaaaagttggcgagtatacaagttttgttaCAGAGCATAATATAGAATAAAATTGTTTAAagtctcatatccaacatgaatcatAATATGCAAGTTTACAAGCATGCCGAAACGGTGTactatatgttcaaacccaagaatccaacgcgttaaaatagcatatcccaaatAGAGTAACGGGAGgtaaacatgtttaacttaacaataccccaagtttcgtgggtggtgcgttaatcctatagcgctataattgttaaggtaggctagcaaagttaatgaagcATATATCGACACAAATAGTTTACATTAGCATACAAGTCTAAACAAGCATTATATAGTTTCATGTTAAGCATGGATAGAGTTTAAAATAGTTTCATTTGAAGTGTAATTTTGTATAACATACTTGTTGCATCCAAAAGCGAAAAAGGAAAACGGGTCGAGTATACccacggttttgcaagctttcctacttgaTAATCCCGCGAGTGTTTGTTGTTTAGAGTGGAacactgtaacaactctcattaaaattaataattagaatgataattagtcaataaggaaaccctaattgagacacccaagtaattccgcactaaccctaaaatttcctgaacaatcggaatcaggatcagggcccctaaaactcaggggagggttaaaccctaattgatatttatctatttaaatcGTTGTCACAATTGAAAAATGAAAGTTTGATGATTCAGCTAAGCTAGTCCCGAAATCAGCTAGGCTCGGgaaatagactgcaccctttacggaccgtaagggtaggtccatacggaccgtaagcctaaccacatcctttacggaccgtaagggttaagtcatacggtccgtaagagatgctattttctggctataaatagccgacattgggacttgaattttggaatGAAAGCGACGTTCAATTGCTGTCTGTGCGTCGAATTAGAgtcagtatactacaaaataaaCACACACcgcactcgaatcgctgccgcggaacagggtaattactcgatcgctattacgattcattttccgagatcaatatatccaaagaatgtttaagtgccgcccacattagggttatactttgtcgttcgtcgttaattcgatgaatgagtttaagtatcgcactttgtcgttcattgtgagaatttgatctcgtgagttatcgtaactgctgtattgatcactaaccctgttttgtgtgcattattgttgaaattaggttaacagggctaaaatcatattctatccatactaaatctgcaatgcgagtcattctctttttatcaaatgttttacaatactccaaatcatttttcagagttataattacagtgattaagtttatgtaatcaccaaattacagccggtatgtggggtattgtgcacagtattattattgtttcattcacattaggtgggcgagcctaaaaataagtgatatacgtcactcattgggacagccaatggtgatatgaccacagtcacagagctggtctgtgacaaatacctattcttgaaagttgtttgataataaacatatgtaaaaactcttgatactgtaaattataacaaatgtgtcgttttcagtaaatagaatgattcactcagtatttccccgctgacaaaaccttttttcaaacatgtttcaggtgatctactgtaaatcaggaaaagtgctgaggagcatttcaagcttaaaatagtggctcagtataaaataaagaaatatgttttgaaataaggatttatcactaaaacttatgtattgtaaattatcggggtttatcccgaattgtgaaattaaataatcgggaaaagttttaagctttacaacgatcctgatgttaaaatttccgctgctaaaatcacataaataaatatcacgggatttctgtcccgcggctcctgaaactggtcaaaccgggtcgggggccgtgacagaaataaggtggtatcagagccactgagttaagctaattaagtatttaagaGATACTTAATCTTTCCTGATTactgttatgtgattatgtgtttttaattgactatttgttagtt comes from the Helianthus annuus cultivar XRQ/B chromosome 4, HanXRQr2.0-SUNRISE, whole genome shotgun sequence genome and includes:
- the LOC110933290 gene encoding uncharacterized protein LOC110933290, yielding MASKIDELKGMINVMQERKGTHKCTYKEFMACNPLPFKGEIDPIVCQRWIASMEAVFVRSHCEKEDQVMFATGLLQLRAKDWWDVYSKELGEEKVQVLTWQEFKEPFLKHHCPQSAIDKIQEDFLHLRQKDETIDEITNVFLDKLKFCNEIAGTERMKINRYYGMLKAEYREFIIPAKCETLNELIELARDREIEMRRQAERGEKRVSENVSSSSPSKKPKFQDQGKKDKAKGSIPKCKTCGKLHTGECLEGKKGCYNCGQEGHPYYRCPNPSRTCYNCFQPGHIKAECPKLQQKADKEARKEEAPRAKGRMFQITTEEAKDHPNVVSGVKEESSSQVKQQGDQDRGKSHV